One part of the Janthinobacterium sp. 17J80-10 genome encodes these proteins:
- the glpD gene encoding glycerol-3-phosphate dehydrogenase — protein MDCDLLVVGGGINGTGIARDAAGRGLSVVLCEQDDLAGHTSSASTKLIHGGLRYLEQFEFSLVRKALRERERLLRAAPHLIRPLRFVLPHDRHQRPAWMIQAGLFLYDHLARRELLPGSRRIALQAHPAGAPLKAGFADGFVYSDGWVDDARLVVANAIDAAERGATILTRTRCVSAVQRSDGWLATLAGADGATITVRARCLVNAAGPWAGQFHQKALPSQPGRPMRLVKGSHIIVRKLFEHPFAYIFQNADGRIVFAIPYESDFTLVGTTDIDFQGDPGKAAIDSAEIAYLCELCNHYFRKPVAPADIVWTYSGVRPLLDDGTGPAAALTRDYQLVLEDGDAPLLSVFGGKITTYRKLAEEALDRLAPLLQPPRGAWTEHALLPGADLAPGQSAGTTSFDDFIQRQLAQYPWLPPALVLRYAHAYGSRMDHLLHDCSSLSDLGLEILPGLYEIEARQWMQREWALTADDMLWRRSKLGLHVPADGPAILAAWIARQPQPADARLAP, from the coding sequence TTGGATTGTGACCTCCTGGTAGTCGGCGGCGGCATCAATGGCACCGGCATTGCCCGCGATGCGGCCGGGCGTGGCCTTTCTGTCGTGCTGTGCGAGCAGGACGACCTTGCCGGCCACACCTCCTCCGCCTCTACCAAGCTGATCCATGGCGGCTTGCGCTACCTGGAGCAATTCGAATTCTCCCTGGTGCGCAAGGCCTTGCGCGAGCGCGAGCGCCTGCTGCGCGCGGCGCCGCATCTGATCCGGCCGTTGCGCTTCGTGCTGCCGCACGACCGTCACCAGCGGCCGGCATGGATGATCCAGGCCGGCCTGTTCCTGTATGACCATCTGGCGCGGCGCGAACTGTTGCCGGGCTCCCGTCGCATTGCCCTGCAGGCGCATCCGGCCGGTGCGCCCCTGAAAGCGGGGTTCGCCGATGGCTTCGTGTATTCCGACGGCTGGGTCGACGATGCACGGCTGGTGGTTGCCAACGCCATCGATGCCGCCGAGCGCGGCGCCACGATCCTGACGCGCACCCGGTGCGTCAGTGCAGTGCAACGCAGTGATGGCTGGCTCGCCACGCTCGCAGGCGCCGATGGTGCCACCATCACCGTGCGCGCACGTTGCCTGGTGAACGCCGCCGGCCCCTGGGCCGGACAATTTCACCAGAAAGCCTTGCCATCCCAACCCGGGCGCCCGATGCGCCTGGTCAAGGGCAGCCACATCATCGTCCGCAAGCTCTTCGAGCATCCGTTCGCCTATATTTTCCAGAATGCGGATGGCCGCATTGTCTTTGCCATTCCCTACGAATCTGACTTTACTCTGGTCGGCACGACCGACATCGACTTCCAGGGCGACCCCGGCAAGGCGGCGATCGACAGCGCTGAAATCGCCTATCTGTGCGAGCTGTGCAACCATTATTTCCGCAAGCCGGTGGCGCCGGCGGACATCGTCTGGACTTATTCGGGCGTGCGCCCCCTGCTTGATGACGGCACCGGCCCGGCCGCGGCGCTCACGCGCGACTACCAACTGGTCCTCGAGGATGGCGACGCGCCGCTGCTCTCGGTTTTCGGCGGCAAGATCACGACCTACCGCAAGCTGGCGGAAGAAGCGCTGGACCGCCTGGCGCCGCTGTTGCAGCCGCCACGCGGCGCCTGGACCGAGCATGCCCTTTTGCCAGGCGCAGACCTGGCGCCCGGCCAGTCTGCGGGCACCACCAGCTTTGACGATTTCATCCAACGCCAGCTGGCGCAATACCCATGGCTGCCGCCAGCGCTGGTGCTGCGCTATGCCCACGCCTATGGCTCGCGCATGGACCATCTCCTGCACGACTGTAGCAGCCTCTCCGACCTGGGCCTGGAAATTCTGCCCGGCCTTTATGAAATCGAAGCGCGACAATGGATGCAGCGAGAGTGGGCGCTTACAGCGGATGACATGCTCTGGCGCCGCTCCAAGCTCGGCCTGCATGTGCCGGCCGATGGCCCCGCCATCCTGGCAGCGTGGATCGCACGGCAACCGCAACCGGCCGACGCCCGGTTGGCGCCCTGA
- a CDS encoding type IV pili methyl-accepting chemotaxis transducer N-terminal domain-containing protein produces MKANSKITSTGKYREIILAVAFFLVFDLAVLVLNFYISFQISEDALAINLAGRQRMLSQRMTKALLTTESDVQRGVPDSGALAELKKTVNLFDSTLIGFQRGAMVTGGNEKPIYLAAVTIPQGQAILQKAEAIWLPYKKILAPLVAERAFTPEQLAAADRYARANNLKLLALMNELTTQLEQTANAKADMLRTVQTIGIVLALLNFAFILFKFIRRLQANDRKVGAAQKETAEILGTVKDGLFLLDAQFRIGSQFSQSLPHILGRPIVPDSDFRTVLQEMMSQASVTTACDYIELLFGDRVKEALVAALNPMSALEVMVADANGMTARRFLKFQFNRVLENDKTSHLLVTVIDVTKQIELERALELAKREAKAEMEIMLDLLKVNPVTLNQFLETSERTLLEVNDFLRSAGNTANYRSTISTIFRKIHTLKGEAAALDLEMFENLAQQFETQLAGLREKGDISGDDLLALPFPLEEFLQRVAMVRSLVERLAGYHDAFTPAVDDQTFAQNLAKLSQRIALDNGKEVRLDTDLALLGALPHQTRNDLQDITVQLLRNAIAHGIEPAPERAGLAKPSAGNIQIALKQSETGEYELMLRDDGRGLVPHKIREALLQARRYTEAQLNELDDRQVVMKIFEPGFSTAGKATRDAGHGVGMDVVKHKVEQLGARIRLSSRENAFTQFSIHFAI; encoded by the coding sequence ATGAAAGCAAATTCAAAAATCACGTCTACCGGGAAATACCGCGAAATCATTCTTGCCGTCGCATTTTTTCTCGTGTTCGACTTGGCTGTATTGGTGCTTAATTTTTACATTTCATTCCAGATTTCTGAAGATGCCCTTGCCATCAACCTGGCCGGACGCCAGCGCATGCTGTCGCAACGGATGACAAAAGCCCTGCTGACCACCGAGAGCGATGTCCAGCGCGGCGTGCCGGATAGCGGCGCGCTGGCGGAACTAAAGAAAACGGTGAATTTGTTTGATAGCACGCTGATCGGCTTTCAACGCGGCGCAATGGTCACTGGCGGAAATGAAAAGCCGATTTATCTCGCAGCCGTCACGATTCCGCAAGGACAGGCCATCCTGCAGAAAGCCGAGGCAATCTGGCTGCCCTACAAGAAAATACTCGCCCCGCTTGTCGCCGAGCGCGCATTTACGCCGGAACAGCTGGCGGCGGCAGATCGTTACGCCCGCGCCAATAACCTGAAGTTGCTGGCACTGATGAATGAGCTGACGACGCAACTGGAGCAGACCGCCAATGCCAAAGCCGACATGCTGCGTACCGTGCAGACGATCGGCATCGTCCTGGCATTGCTTAATTTTGCCTTCATCCTCTTCAAGTTCATTCGGCGCCTGCAAGCGAATGATCGCAAGGTAGGTGCCGCGCAAAAAGAAACGGCTGAAATCCTGGGGACCGTCAAGGATGGGTTGTTCCTGCTCGATGCGCAATTCCGGATCGGCTCGCAATTCTCCCAATCGCTGCCGCACATTCTGGGCCGCCCGATTGTGCCGGATAGCGATTTTCGTACAGTGCTGCAGGAAATGATGTCACAGGCAAGCGTGACGACTGCCTGCGATTACATCGAGCTGCTGTTTGGCGATCGGGTCAAGGAAGCGTTGGTCGCCGCCCTGAACCCGATGTCCGCGCTCGAAGTCATGGTGGCCGACGCGAATGGGATGACTGCCAGGCGCTTTCTCAAGTTTCAGTTCAATCGCGTCCTGGAAAATGACAAGACATCGCATCTGCTGGTGACCGTGATTGATGTCACTAAGCAGATCGAACTCGAACGCGCACTGGAGCTGGCCAAACGGGAAGCCAAGGCGGAAATGGAAATCATGCTTGATTTGCTCAAGGTGAATCCCGTAACGCTGAACCAGTTTCTGGAAACGAGCGAACGTACCTTGCTCGAAGTGAATGATTTCCTGCGTTCCGCTGGCAATACCGCCAACTATCGCAGCACGATCAGTACCATCTTCCGCAAGATTCATACCCTGAAAGGGGAAGCGGCCGCGTTAGACCTGGAGATGTTTGAAAACCTGGCGCAGCAATTCGAGACGCAGCTGGCGGGCCTGCGCGAAAAGGGCGATATCTCCGGCGATGACCTCCTGGCCTTGCCATTTCCGCTGGAGGAATTCCTGCAGCGCGTTGCCATGGTCCGCAGCCTGGTAGAACGCCTGGCTGGCTATCATGATGCCTTCACCCCGGCAGTGGATGACCAGACATTTGCACAAAATCTTGCCAAGTTAAGCCAACGGATTGCGCTTGATAACGGCAAGGAAGTGCGGCTGGACACCGATCTCGCGCTTCTGGGCGCGCTGCCGCACCAGACCCGCAACGACTTGCAGGATATAACGGTCCAGTTGCTGCGCAATGCCATTGCCCATGGCATCGAGCCGGCGCCCGAACGCGCCGGCCTGGCAAAGCCGTCGGCCGGCAATATCCAGATCGCGCTCAAGCAAAGCGAAACAGGGGAATACGAATTGATGCTGCGCGACGATGGGCGCGGGCTTGTGCCGCACAAGATCCGGGAGGCCTTACTACAGGCCAGGCGCTACACCGAAGCCCAGTTAAACGAGCTGGATGACCGCCAGGTCGTGATGAAGATATTCGAGCCGGGATTTTCTACTGCCGGCAAGGCCACGCGTGATGCCGGCCATGGTGTCGGCATGGATGTCGTCAAGCACAAAGTCGAGCAGCTAGGCGCCCGCATACGCCTCTCGTCCCGAGAAAACGCGTTTACACAATTCAGCATTCATTTCGCCATCTAG
- a CDS encoding response regulator has protein sequence MKLLIVDDSNIIRSRIARIALHPSLRQLSIVGLAKNGIEAVELCQRNMPDVVTMDLTMPEMDGIACIEILIARNPGLNILVVSALSDKVTAIAALKKGARGFLHKPFSDEQLANALLEVSQ, from the coding sequence GTGAAACTGCTTATCGTGGATGATTCCAATATTATCCGTTCACGCATTGCAAGGATTGCGCTGCATCCGAGCTTGCGGCAACTGAGTATCGTCGGACTGGCAAAGAATGGCATCGAAGCGGTTGAACTTTGCCAGCGCAATATGCCGGATGTGGTGACGATGGATCTGACCATGCCGGAAATGGATGGCATCGCTTGCATTGAAATCCTTATCGCCCGCAATCCCGGCCTGAACATTCTGGTGGTGTCCGCCCTGAGCGACAAGGTCACCGCGATCGCGGCCCTGAAGAAAGGGGCGCGGGGGTTTTTGCATAAGCCGTTTTCCGATGAACAATTGGCCAACGCTTTGCTGGAAGTCTCCCAGTAG
- a CDS encoding F0F1 ATP synthase subunit epsilon, translated as MANTIHVDVVSAEELIFAGEAEFVALPGEAGELGIYPMHTPLITRIKPGAVRIKVGGQAQEELVFVAGGILEVQPDKVTVLADTAIRGADLDEAKAAEAKKLAEEAMANKDSKIDYAQAQAELAQAIAQLAAIAKLRQKR; from the coding sequence ATGGCAAACACTATTCACGTTGACGTGGTTTCCGCCGAAGAGCTGATCTTCGCCGGCGAAGCCGAATTCGTCGCGTTGCCGGGTGAAGCAGGCGAGCTGGGCATCTATCCGATGCACACCCCGCTGATCACCCGCATCAAGCCGGGTGCGGTACGCATCAAGGTTGGCGGTCAGGCGCAGGAAGAGCTCGTCTTCGTCGCCGGCGGCATCCTTGAGGTACAGCCGGACAAGGTGACGGTCCTGGCCGATACCGCAATCCGCGGTGCCGACCTCGACGAAGCCAAGGCAGCCGAAGCCAAGAAATTGGCCGAGGAAGCAATGGCCAACAAGGATTCGAAGATTGATTACGCCCAGGCGCAAGCCGAACTGGCCCAGGCCATTGCACAACTGGCGGCAATCGCGAAACTGCGTCAAAAGCGTTAA